From Hydractinia symbiolongicarpus strain clone_291-10 chromosome 12, HSymV2.1, whole genome shotgun sequence, one genomic window encodes:
- the LOC130621742 gene encoding uncharacterized protein LOC130621742, producing MFCRKNIWTRLEPIYQHLKPYVKRASQNGQVILHQFKQSSWQCRSFAVILSGTTLYVAYTNNRILNAAEKKKKLVILGSGWGAVSLIKSLKPGLYDVTVVSPTNYFLFTPLLPSVTVGTVDSRTLVEPIRKIIKRKHKGNDVQYFEAECTDVDSVCKKVTCQDKSGVTGEKSEFKLNYDVLVVAVGSKTATYNKEDIEKYTHKLKTIQQAQEIRKNIMDAFETAAIPGQPEQEIKRLLNFVVVGGGPTGVEFAGELRDFVENLKKLYPPNLIDSVTVTLVNSHYKVLSMYDQEISHFVEKKFKSSGVDVIGGCYVVGMNDKTIFIKNKQTKEVTLLPYGMCVWAAGIAPREITKTMISKIPCQRNRNALVTDAFLKVKNTENIFGIGDCATVEFTKLLENIENLYKQADADGNGELKLDEFEAFLDNVSKTYPEMNQHFNKMKKSVHKTFATLDANNDQTLSLEEFKIFLSDVDNKLKSYPATAQVASQQGKYVATLLNKHPEILQDDHSSCVPFTYNHLGSFAYVGGERAVLQLPVIGSLTGWATMWLWRAAYLNQAVSWRMEFLIALDWIKAHALGRDTSRI from the exons ATGTTTTgtagaaaaaatatttggacTAGACTTGAACCAATCTATCAGCATTTAAAACCATATGTCAAGAGAGCAAGTCAAAATGGACAAGTAATTTTGCATCAATTTAAACAGTCTTCATGGCAATGTAGATCTTTTGCTGTTATTCTATCAGGAACAACATTATATGTTGCATACACCAACAATAGAATTCTCAATGCTgcagagaaaaagaagaagcttGTAATATTAGGTTCTGGTTGGGGTGCTGTGAGCTTAATTAAATCGTTAAAGCCTGGACTGTATGATGTTACAGTTGTCTCACCAACAAATTATTTTCTCTTTACACCATTACTTCCATCAGTAACTGTGGGAACTGTTGACAGCAGGACGTTAGTCGAACCTAtacgaaaaattataaaaaggaaACACAAAGGAAATGATGTGCAGTATTTTGAAGCTGAATGTACAGATGTTGATAGTGTTTGTAAGAAAGTGACATGCCAAGATAAGTCAG GAGTCACTGGTGAAAAAAGTGAATTCAAATTAAACTATGATGTCTTAGTTGTAGCTGTTGGATCAAAAACAGCAACTTACAATAAAGAAGATATAGAGAAATACACACACAAATTAAAAACTATTCAGCAAGCACAGGAAATTCGTAAGAACATTATGGATGCATTTGAAACAGCTGCTATACCTGGCCAGCCAGAGCAGGAGATCAAACGACTGCTAAACTTTGTTGTTGTAGGTGGAGGTCCTACAG gtGTTGAATTTGCTGGTGAATTGAGAGATTTTGTTGAAAACCTGAAGAAGTTATATCCACCAAATCTCATTGACAGTGTGACAGTGACACTTGTGAACAGCCACTACAAAGTTTTAAGTATGTATGATCAAGAG ATCAGTCATTTCGTGGAGAAAAAGTTCAAGTCATCTGGTGTTGATGTTATTGGCGGTTGCTATGTTGTTGGCATGAAcgataaaacaatttttattaagAACAAGCAAACCAAAGAAGTGACATTACTTCCTTATGGTATGTGTGTTTGGGCTGCGGGTATTGCACCAAGGGAAATTACGAAGACAATGATATCGAAGATTCCATGTCAAAGGAACAG aaATGCACTGGTTACTGACGCATTCTTGAAAGTAAAGAACACAGAGAATATTTTCGGCATAGGAGATTGTGCCACGGTGGAGTTCACGAAACTtttagaaaatattgaaaacttATACAAACAAGCTGATGCTGATGGTAATGGAGAATTGAAGCTTGATGAATTTGAAG ccttTCTAGATAACGTCAGCAAAACCTACCCGGAGATGAATCAGCattttaataaaatgaaaaaatcagtGCACAA GACGTTCGCTACGTTAGACGCTAATAATGACCAAACTCTCAGTCTTgaagaatttaaaatatttctaagTGATGTTGATAACAAGTTAAAGTCTTACCCTGCAACTGCACAAGTAGCCTCGCAACAAGGGAAATACGTTGCCACTCTTCTCAACAAGCATCCCGAAATACTGCAAGATGACCACTCTTCATGCGTTCCATTTACATACAACCATTTGGGTAGTTTTGCGTATGTGGGTGGCGAACGGGCTGTCCTACAGTTGCCTGTCATTGGATCGTTGACAGGCTGGGCGACAATGTGGTTATGGAGGGCGGCTTATTTAAACCAAGCTGTGAGTTGGAGGATGGAGTTTTTGATTGCGTTGGATTGGATAAAAGCGCATGCGCTGGGAAGGGATACTTCACGAATATAA